The Rhopalosiphum maidis isolate BTI-1 chromosome 4, ASM367621v3, whole genome shotgun sequence region atataatataatatattattgtcgatAAATTATTCGTAGTAACCGAGATCCAAATTCAATGTaccatttagttattttttgttgttattatcacGCTcaactaaaatagtttttcaacaGTCCCTGTACGGTTATACACAcctattacattgtaatatttgtactattatagtgccatacgttttaaatttaagttttattttttacgaacaAGACGACAGCGATAGGTACGTTTCTTTCGCCCCGACGGTCGACACAATAGTGTATAACAActaataaacaacaaaatgtttacacattataatgatattaaaatatatataataatataatataatgtattatgtatactacaCAGTTTCGAGTTCCCCATGCACTTTTCCCGCGCACTAACACACCGCCTCTCCATTTTCGGCGGTACGCACGTGCAGCAgcagtcaataataatataaataataatatatactacgcgtcaaaaatgttttcgtCCGCGCCACGCGGAAACCACACTCTCGACAACtcgattaaaatttgtatttaacgaCATTTCGTGCCAGTTACGTTTTATAgccatacaatatataataacgccGCTACGGTTTATAGGagcaataactataattaatacttattttttattttctattttcccgcgcataaaatatcatattcgtGTGCATATTatcactaatatattattaatattacgtcGTCGTAAGTTATTATTACCCACGAACCGCCATCATATTGActtaccaatattattatcatgctgCTCGAGACGATGGCATTTTCATCCTGCAACTCACGTCCGCCCTCCTCTCCACACCTTTTTCACCGGCTGTGTTCACCGGACCCCGCACTTGTGTTTTTTGCTTCGCACGcaaaaaagttatttgaaTTTAGTCACTATcctttgaacaaaaaaaatttaccctGAATAGGAAACGTAGATacgtgataatatatttattatattgtagtatttatgtaacattaaatataatatagtcacgttcgatatttacatatttatattttagatagatATACCattcaaatatctatatatatctatgtatacatGGTTAATACGgacaaactatattttatactattttatttttattttgtgaaaaaagtgatttttattattattatttttttttttttttatgtcaatcATCGAGTATTGACAaaactgatatttttattgtttcgcGAGTAATATctaagtgttttaatttttaagtatttgtatttttgcgTTTTTACGAATCGAgctgttatattaattatttacctatcgATCGTGTATTATTGTTGctgtttacattataaattacctaccACCCTCAGAGCTTCCTCGCTGACCTTTACCCCGAaatgtctattattattaatattaccatattattaagccgttatattacatgtttaaattacattttatacatttttgttcgatattataatatgatcatatattattataattatctactttcgggtttatgtttaaaaaaaaattgtttaccatCTAAATTCTATATGTATTTGCGATAAATTTACCGTATTAATCGTAGATCatcgttttaattgtttttgccGATATTTTCGGTAGttgaaatttaatgattatatattattattattattattattattaaactaaatgtttatatttttgtcgtCATCAAGGGTAAAATGTTTAGCAcgcgatttataatataaaatatatggctCTAGTCAATACCATTTACGATtatgttagttttaaatatttatattggcgCTTTGTACgaacattgaaaaatatataaaatataaatcatatatatatatatattatacaatatatatacatgtatgtatattatacgctgTGTTGTTTccgttttagaaataatttccTTTTGTTCCCACgagtaaatttcaaaatattataatcgttttatttaacatacgttgtaaaaataaaaccgtttATAAGTAACCGacgaaatgtaatatatacacaacacCACATGAAACGCAAACGGACGAGGCCTGCAACCGTACGGCGGCGGCAAGTAGTGTGTTTTCGCACACATCTGCGCCGCGTTCGGGTGGCGCGCGTGTTTTGTCTGTCGGTCATTCGGTCGACCGGCCGAGCTCGTAACAACCCGTCGTCGTCGGAACATCTGTAaaccatatacatattattatgatacacaATGGTGAtgactatgataataataataacactatataatGGTCGTATACcacagagagagagagagagagagagatagaCAGAGACGGTCTACATTTCACTCGGCCGTAAACTACCTACGACCTACCCCTTTTCataatgtgattattattttattttttttgtttcacccGCCGGCCGGTGtcgtcatataataatattcgcgtGACCCAAATATTCAGACACGCGCGTGTCTCCGACACACACGGCTCGCACTCGGATACAGCTGCAGCTCGTTTCCCAACTACGCGCGCCACAcgcatatttcatataataaaatatgtacatccGTGTGTATCTATCACATCAGCGAAAGTCGTATCGTTATATCTGCTGTCCTCCGAAAATCcgaaattcaatataaaaatgttgtgtgGGCGCGAGAACGCGTGTCAATGGACATATATCATCATATAGTATTGTGGGCTTTCGAGGCTGCACATACGATCCGAAAACGATCTTTTAGAACGAAACGAATTCCgcgaaatttcaaattaaaattcataatatgtatacctatatactaattcagtcaattttcaaatactaacCGATTCTcgtcaaacttaaaaaaaaaaatagacatcTTTTCCACTTTTACAGACTGGTGACTGTCTgctgtaacataatatttcccaggtatggttaaaaatgagtgtaatataatatgtacattttacataggtaatgaataatttaatcgaATTTTTTGTATTGCTAAAATCTTTGAATGATGCCGCACAGTTGCATTTTTTCTCTGATTTCTTTTTCTTTGTTATTTCTTGTAATATGAGCATCGATCATTCTGATGTATGCAGTACGCTTTATTGCTTCTCATTgcacttttaataaaatgtttataaactgATAAATGTCTAAATGGGTtggataaaatatagtattgaaTTTTGGGTGTGAAGattatcaaaatcacaaatttTACCTAATGGTCCTTGTTGATGAATACGAGATCCACACTTCAGGAGGATACAGCAAGCTTTcggatatgtaattttttttaaatataattagtaaatagttCTATTTGATAACAtgggtattttattattgattttcaactgtagagttaaattttttcaattaaaaaactacttataaatagttattatcgtAACAacgttaattgtatattttatactgaggTTCTCtgttgaaaaacaaaagtttgtaTCACTACAGGATAAACCTtcagtaattcaaaaaattttaagaattttaaaatatgatctttaagtatgtttgaatattctaaaattcagaatttaaataaattcgttaTTAAGACCCCCGGTGCTGGCTATTTATTAAGGAGCAAATCATTTTGCGAGTATTGcgagtatatttaatagatattgaTAAACGAAGTTCGGCGCGGGCTATAGAATATTTCTTtcgattaattagaaaaaagaaTTATGAAATTTGGCCGACTGCACAGGGCGGTATCGTTATTCCCGCTGGCTGTATTTTTGAGGACTAAACTGCGTAGGCACCGAAcgccttaaattaaaataataagagcgAGCAGCGAGCGTGTTCGCCGTTTGGTAAATCTGTGAATCATcatgaatacataaaaaaatatcaagagGTTTTATCGAGATCCTGTAAAATACATCACCTGTATGGCTGTATAATATTCGCtgtgtacaaaatatgtataatagacaAAGTTTATTCCTTCCAGCTGTCTGCTGGCCTGCTGCTATTGTAGAAAATCATTTTCTACTTTCTACGTGTACgttgtataaaatttgaatacgtATTATGCTGAACCATAACtgcacttattaatttaaatatattaatatgttttttacttaGGCACCTATACGTACGGTCAAGCGTAgttcattaattaatgaattctGTTCAGCACTTGAAAAACTGGCAATTATCATTGTTTCATTACAGATTCAAATGATCTAATACGTTTGTATGGGTACCTAATTTCAGATAAAAGGTTACAAGATTGTAATCGGCATTTAAAAAACCAACGTTTGTACAACTCTTGTAACTTACATCATCTATGACAGTTTCccatatagtttaaatttatttaaaactaaaaaatggtATAGGAATTAAATCTAGATAatctacctatatttaatttatgtaatagtttttagttttagtgaTTACTGTTATGGTGAAAATCTGAGGTAATTAATTTCCCTACTGTGTACCAAGTGGTGAAAGCAAGACGaatacctaatttttttataataatatataacaaccaAGGTTTGAGGCTTTAGCacaaaaaatgacaaaaaaaaaagcactTGAAAAGTAATTAACAAAAAGGATTTAAtagatatggaaaaaaaaatgttattgctataagaaattattaaattaaaattaaattttttaaaaattggttgTAGGTAACACAATTTTACCTATGTGATCACATTAAACTATTTGATGTTTTCAAACAGGAAAGTTCTCCTATTAGGATTATCCAATTTGGATAACTATATTGTTTAGTGtgcaatatttttgtgataaatacataaatagtattactATGCTCGaaacaaatttttgtaattattcattCAGCATTTTAATTAAGATACTGAACAATTATATCATCCATAATTTGTTAAGAATCATctaatatgcataaatatagcaaaaaaattagaaatatgcaaaaataagcaaaataaaattttatatttgaattcttCATActataaaacgtatttatatacCACTCTGTGTCTTACTATATCTATGATGGATATGCAAATGCTCTAAGTCCCCAACCTtgataataagatataatgattaataaaaatgtatagaccaattttttccaatttgtaaataaaaattataaacaaatgcaACAAgtaaatttcaactttaaagatgttttaatgtatcatagatacaaagtaataatattttgtatacacaagtagttatatattataaataataatttttgatttctttaaaataaaatataaaatatgttgtacacttatcatattttagtcattattatacatataataatcaatatatatatatatatatatttaggtataaatataaagtatgaaataattttaaatgtttttttttttaatgaaatcttGACTCATTAACGAGTGAAGtagaatgaaataaattagttgtaaaaacaatattattttataattaatattgattattaatttcaatcacatatagaataatataaatagagcGATTTAAGTTACGTACTTTTATATACCTTAATATATTGTGAATAGTTCGGTTTTAGTCAAAGTTagttagatattaatatatataataattgtaaattaaattaataactatataagtacctaataaaaatgatttgaattaatttttttttttaatactatacaagAATAATACGTTACATTCATTAGTGATTTTTGTAAAGTtggaacaaaatataaaactagaaaacataatattaatagaacaatatacgacaaaatttttatgtaactacTGTCagcaatatagtataaattttattatatggaaGAATAAAGTTATTGATCAATAGTTCTTCTACTGAATGGTATAACACGTATTAACATTATTCATCATATCATTgacaaattaactatatttaagtaacgattatttaataaataatataaaggacGGGTTGTGCAAATTAACATTCAAAATCCCGATTTTAAAGCAAAAACTGTAAGAGTTCAACATTTGTTAAAATCAGAGAAATAACAATAAGAAACCAATTGGCTGTATCgaaagtattgaaaaaatattgcacAAAAGTTGTATTTGACTAGTATATTGCACAATGTTATCGTTATATGTCCATATGACACTTAATAAATAtgctgtattatatatttgttgttgAAGCAATGAAATAAATCCAGAGtataatacgaaaaaatattttttgacaagATAATTTAAGGTAATTCTTCGTCAGAGCTCAGTAACATCGCCTTTTCATTATATACTGGTGTTTGTTTCTTTGCAGTTTTTGATTTTCCACTGGTGTCGTTGATTCCACTTTTTGATCCGTAATTTTTTTGTCCACCTGTAATATTCAAAACCaggtttaagaatttaaattttaagagaaaataaattattcacattttatCTAAACAAACATGTTTAAGacgtatattgaaatatatttaataggttaCCTGCAGGCTGCAGTAGTTTTTATGAAgactgataatataatactactcaTTATGATGGTAATAGAATttcatatagttattatattgaaagacACACggatattctaataaattgatggaagaagaattaaaatatttttaatttggaaaaatttttgtatttattataaattgtacaaataattttaattaactataaaatacaagtttGCGAGGATCGTTCCCCAAACACTTATTAAAAGTGTGATAATATAGTgctaatctaaaattataaataatcggattaaattgatttaaattacacataatttaatataaatacctatctatttagttacatagatattaaaattaaattaagtaaatacttttaataggtacacttaagtaataatttaaaagtaaacttttagtttgtttttaaatacagatcacaaacttaaaaattgatgTCTTAAAGATAATTAATGCATAGAAAAATTAACTGTTTACAAGTTtttgttagtatattatataataaaacaatatacttactattttGGAGAAAAATGTTGACTAGTAAGAATAATGGAGGGAAATGAGCTATCtaagtaatgaaaatatacaacttagcaaattagaaaaaaattacataaaaggAGGGACATTTGTAAATAGCGCTAAGTACttcttaacataaaaaataataatatttaaatacatttaacaaaatcaCATTGCATCAACCcaataaagaaaaatcaaGCAAATTTGGAATTTGTATactacaaacataaaaattatataaacctcttttgaaataaaagaaaaataatgagtaCATGAGTTTCTATCTAATAAAACATGATTatgaacataaaatttaaaaaataataactaaaataaaaaaaatatataaaaaaataatggttaaaaataaaacgcaaAGAGAGCAAAATACAACTAAAACACCTGTTCATGCTTATAATTTTTCGTAAGGCCGAGAGGAACCAACgtctgtaaataaaaaaaaaactaactatgTAAGTCATATATAAGacattaaaacaatagtaactatcgcaaatatttaaaataaaaaaaaaataaataacaaaaccaaacaatgatttaatgttttttcattcattatccaacataatatgtaactagTAAAATTACGATTGatcaattatgtttatattgtttgctatattatattactatataagtaccttaaaaattatgaaatatgtttaaaattattagattatttagataaacttTTTACTGTCTCATTTAATGGTAGTCAAAACATTAAAGAAATCATTTTGTatcataagataaaaaaaaatatatatataaagtaaatattagaaatttataattaaacctttcactttaaaattattgaattagtattaggaatttaaaaaaaaggagtaataatatatataaacaaattgtattaattaagatctaaaaaaaaaaaaaatactaacatacgagattttaaattatattgccaTAATCCAAACAgcttcacaaaaataaaaatacacacaacacatgctatattaaatttataaaaatacatcatacctgaactatattgtgtatattgttGATACTGTGGATGGAAATTATGTATGGCATCCGTCATTATATCTTTTGGATTCATTGTttcctaaataaaacaaaatttgtagaAATTGATAGGACATAAACCACCATTCAATATAAACAGATTTAcagatatatttatgatataatatcatattttttaagtgtacCTTTAAACTACTAGAAATACTTTGCATTGTAACAGTTCGCGAATTGGTCGGATTTCCAGTTCCTGTTTGTGCGTTGTTAGCGTATATCTCATACGGGAATGCAGCTCTTAATGCTAAAGCAGCAAACAGCATCTCAATGCAGATTAAAAAGTTTTGGTAGCCTGCTGACACTGTACCAGCACTTGTGGGTTGACCACTAGAATCAATGACGGGATCAATGAATTTAGCTTTTTCCAAAACTGCCAGTAAAacaccttaaaaaaaaaaaaggaagtggttattgaataataaataataaatactatattataacggtatgaagttatttttttaccttgCCAGAATGATAGGAAAATCACACTCTTGATGGTACAAAATTTTAAGACCGGTTCAAAAGGTATTAGGAGATCTCGAGTAGCAAAATAAAACAGGAACAGTCCATAAAGTGCTAAGCTGACGGACATATTGTAAATGGCCGTAACATACAAGTATCCTCCAttcatactatataaataaaattgttattaaaatattttaaatacgtaatgatcattataaattatgtattacctCCAATCACCATCATGATAATGTCCAACGTATTGTaggaatataataacaaaagccATTGCTGGTTTtactaaacaaaattgtaGTGTTGCTTGCTTGCAAAATCGTAGGAACCCAATTGTATAAGTACGTCCTGTCAAACAACAAGTTCCATATTGCCAGCTAGACCTAATATAAACAGAAGTGTTAAAACTGTGCAATTAaccatttatgttaaatataagacacataaaatattatacaaaagcagcttaacaattttttagacataaacatactaaattataatacagtactttgttcaaataaacatgtgagataattaatttaactgactacactATTCCTCCAAgtaaatttttgaaacaaaaaatttatacaGTTTAGACTTTTTAGAGTATACataagaacatttttacaaaaagtttTCTGTCGAcagttttatagatttaaatttttttgccaGAAGCAgagaatattctaaaattttaaacatgttaattttttattttaagcatttaaagtttagacgaTTGGAGTAATGGACTACATTTTTACAAGatgctatttttaaattcagttcatttgaacttttaatggtaattaataaatttaaatatattcagtaatcaatgtttatacaataacCTCTTTTTCAAAagcaataatgtattaatacaattagtgTAGCCTTATTAATGCatcattttgtatacattaagtTATGGAAACTAATTTTGCATATGTCTGTTTAACTTACTGAATGGGTTTCCCACGAATTTCGCTCATTATGTTCCCTTCACCGCCCAAATATTCATAAcataaactcataaaattgtatatcacGAAagctgtttgaaaaaaataaatacaatgtaaaatatatatgatacaaacaaaaaaaggtagtcacattaataattatttgttttgctaAACGCGTGTTTAATTACCTTCGTAACAATCCCTAATTGTAAAGAAGTACACGTAGTAGTGTTCGTTGTTGAAAAACAACAAACTGACCCATGAGTGTAATGCgtaaataggtacaataaacaatattcgGATGATCCATCGTTGTTCGGCTGGATTCGTGTTCCACCGAAgatgataatatatctaaaaaagaaaaattaattatgccaTTATGTATCATAACTCATAGGTATTAATGCATAACTTAATTATCAAAACCCATCAGCATTTCGTAAACATAtgtatttcgaaaaaaataatatgcaaagtatatagattttaaatgtaacgGATCAtcgatttcaaaaacaaagcGAATATTtgttagataataaattttcattagtaaataaattattacggatcacttatattaaactttctaagttatataatttagtattatctcAAAAACAACATATATCCATAAACAAAATTGTGTTAAATCGATATTCGCATAATAAATTCGAAATCATTTTCTGGTGGCGACTATTTAAAATGTGGTTTTCGAGAGAGAAATCGAATATCTTTCGTTGTTTACAGAACATGAACCGTTTTTGTTCGATAGAGTTTTGGTTGGCTATGAGAAAATTTCTTCTTTCTAGAGGATATCCATTTCTAAATCactacaataaattactatgGAGTATGGACAATGGGCATCGTCACGAATcatatacagatataatatatatagtttatattaagtttgtagatatttatcattttaattatttcacacACACAACACATTATTTGGTAATGGCCTGCTAATATAAAACGTTGAAGTTTAAAAAGACTCTTATGAAATGTACCTTGGATATACGTCTAACaagcataataaattaataagtatgtcGAAACGTTGTATTACTGGGTACATTATATGTGTCAGatgcatataataacaacaaatttattataatataaactgtgtaatatttttatatttatttattataaattaatatcttatcGGACATTGTCAAGTGGGATGTCCACAAGCAGTACGATAGAAATATATtgacaaataatgaaaaattaataagtacttaatatattattatatactatggtTATAGCCAATAATCTACACTATTTTATCACTAAAATGTCATTGACTATAAatatcgaatataatataagtattggtCTGTATCTTATTTCGTAATAACTTCGTAAAAACAATCACCCATCGTTctgaattttttgtttattaattcaaaaatattaattaaaaagcttaaaaaaatatgaatataaatttaaaacgttaacGGTTACTTAAAACTCAGTTAGGCGGTGACCCCTATTATCTTATGCTAATACATTTTGCTTAGTGACTACTATAaaagtttatgaaaatttgCTATTCAAGCAActgttataattgttttttttttgttttgctaACATAGCAATGTGTAggatataattttcaacatattatgtgggtcatttacaaatttaagtaGTTATTAAACTACTATAATACTGCATCAATGTATAACGTATTTTATAACAGGGAATTACGAAGTTCATTGGTCTTTGTGTactctattaaatttattatgttaaatataataactactgtGACATCTATGGCAATATAGAAATGTCTTTAAAACACCAATAGTAATGTCGTTTTCATTTGATGATTTTAGTGTGCATTGCTCGGAACGAGTCATACACGCAGGCAATTTGTGAAGAGGACAACACACTAAGTTTTATTATCTCAGTATATCTCACACGTGGAATCATATACGCAATTTGGATTAAATTTATGGGGTTGCTAGATTTAAATTCATAGTTTtatgtatcataattcataaggtATAACCATTAAAAATCGATGATGCTAATGTGAAATTTGAGGGTACTATAAGCACCCCGAAGCACCCTCCAAATTGTGCCTATGCACAGAATACATATATAGCAAATATTAGCGTACGAAAATCTGTCATAAATTGTAGGaaaacctattatataaatgaaaaaaagtaatatttaatgagtGCATCTCGtagaatttatttgttaaatcttaaatagattataatttaattataatatattattatataattatacacgggtatttttatataatataaaaaaatgagatatatacattatagatgtattatttttcggtAGCTTTAAACCATGATaacttttttacaataatacaataacattaaaagaaAAGAAACTAAGTAATtcctttattaatattatttaaaaaatattgcaatattgctgtaaaagataaataaatttaaattacaatttatttatttatacaattaaacgtGTCACATTTCCACAgccaattgataataaaaaaaatatttgattaatacaCTTGCAAATTGACGGACTTTTTCGGAATTTTTACAACAAatgtcaaaacaaaaaaaagtcaaagcGAAACAGTTGTTATACAAGTATCGACCATAGAAAtagaattatatgaaaatattcccGATCACGATTTTACAACGAAATAATTAGTTTGGTGAACATGACGCAGACGCAGCGAGACGCTTATTTTCCATCAATTGTGGTTTAGTTATATTCATGATGCTTATTGTTTAGCATAACCCCGAAGTCCGTtccaattataaaaagtagtaaaattaaaaacatttatagttatagaaGTAcctatgtta contains the following coding sequences:
- the LOC113556779 gene encoding transmembrane protein 184B isoform X1, with translation MASNNTDTTTETIEVITQRAITQSNPIFLQTTACQVIAGLFVWTAVFVTCQQIYYHLRWNTNPAEQRWIIRILFIVPIYALHSWVSLLFFNNEHYYVYFFTIRDCYEAFVIYNFMSLCYEYLGGEGNIMSEIRGKPIQSSWQYGTCCLTGRTYTIGFLRFCKQATLQFCLVKPAMAFVIIFLQYVGHYHDGDWSMNGGYLYVTAIYNMSVSLALYGLFLFYFATRDLLIPFEPVLKFCTIKSVIFLSFWQGVLLAVLEKAKFIDPVIDSSGQPTSAGTVSAGYQNFLICIEMLFAALALRAAFPYEIYANNAQTGTGNPTNSRTVTMQSISSSLKETMNPKDIMTDAIHNFHPQYQQYTQYSSGGQKNYGSKSGINDTSGKSKTAKKQTPVYNEKAMLLSSDEELP
- the LOC113556779 gene encoding transmembrane protein 184B isoform X2, translating into MASNNTDTTTETIEVITQRAITQSNPIFLQTTACQVIAGLFVWTAVFVTCQQIYYHLRWNTNPAEQRWIIRILFIVPIYALHSWVSLLFFNNEHYYVYFFTIRDCYEAFVIYNFMSLCYEYLGGEGNIMSEIRGKPIQSSWQYGTCCLTGRTYTIGFLRFCKQATLQFCLVKPAMAFVIIFLQYVGHYHDGDWSMNGGYLYVTAIYNMSVSLALYGLFLFYFATRDLLIPFEPVLKFCTIKSVIFLSFWQGVLLAVLEKAKFIDPVIDSSGQPTSAGTVSAGYQNFLICIEMLFAALALRAAFPYEIYANNAQTGTGNPTNSRTVTMQSISSSLKETMNPKDIMTDAIHNFHPQYQQYTQYSSDVGSSRPYEKL